The Gloeocapsopsis sp. IPPAS B-1203 genomic sequence TAGGTGTTGCACAATAAAGTCATGATTAAAGTGGCAGAGGGATAGTCCAATACTTAAGATAATCAAGTAACAAGCGAACGGATGCTTTTAACATTTCAGTAGACTTTGAGTAACACAAAGTTTTGCGGTGTAAGCGTGCTAAGAAGTGTCTCAGCCTTGTGTTTTCTCCTTCAACCCTCGTCATGTAGGTTTTGCTAACAAGATGGCAAATGTCGTCAATAAACATCGCATAAACTGCATAACCATCTGTGACATACCAGAAGCTTTGCCAACAGCGGACAATCTGCCACAACTGCTTAAATGTTTCAGCACTTCTATCACCTAAGACCCAAGCTAATATTCCTGGCGCTTTGTGGTTGACGGCTGTCCACAACCAAAACTTGTTTTTTTTGACCCGACAAAGGTTTGCAGTTCATCTAGTTCAGTAATCTCTGGAATTTCTGCTGCTTGAGGTGCATCTGCTAGGGCAATACCTGCAAGTTTCACCCAATTAATTATGGTGTTATGGTTGATACCAGTTACCCGTTCAATCGCGCGAAATCCCATGCCATTCACATACATTCTTAAGCAGATGCGCTTGACATCATCTGAATAGCCTT encodes the following:
- a CDS encoding IS1 family transposase (programmed frameshift); its protein translation is MKCPKCESTQISKNGRHHGKQNYVCKQCGRQFVESYSPKGYSDDVKRICLRMYVNGMGFRAIERVTGINHNTIINWVKLAGIALADAPQAAEIPEITELDELQTFVGSKKTFWLWTAVNHKAPGILAWVLGDRSAETFKQLWQIVRCWQSFWYVTDGYAVYAMFIDDICHLVSKTYMTRVEGENTRLRHFLARLHRKTLCYSKSTEMLKASVRLLLDYLKYWTIPLPL